A single window of Desulfovibrio sp. G11 DNA harbors:
- the panC gene encoding pantoate--beta-alanine ligase gives MQIFTTPQQLAAQCRAWHAAGDDIALVPTMGYYHAGHEDLMAHGRTLAKRLVVSLFVNPAQFGPGEDLAAYPRDAERDTAIAASHGADAIFMPEPGSMYEADHATWVEVPDLARGLCGQSRPTHFRGVCTVVLKLFMLSAADVAVFGQKDWQQQAIIKRMVRDLNLPVRIETRPTVREADGLALSSRNVYLSPEERAQAPQIRQALLHAQKLAQEGAGSATLLREAVLRRWAELLPLGRLDYLTIVHPESLEPLDEVAGPALMACAVRMGKARLIDNILLHS, from the coding sequence ATGCAGATATTTACTACGCCTCAGCAACTTGCGGCCCAATGCCGCGCCTGGCATGCGGCCGGGGACGATATCGCCCTTGTGCCCACTATGGGCTACTACCACGCCGGCCATGAAGACCTCATGGCCCATGGCCGCACCTTGGCCAAACGCCTGGTGGTAAGCCTTTTCGTCAACCCTGCCCAGTTCGGCCCCGGTGAAGATCTGGCCGCTTACCCGCGCGACGCCGAGCGCGATACGGCCATTGCCGCAAGCCACGGCGCTGACGCCATTTTCATGCCTGAACCGGGGAGCATGTACGAAGCCGACCATGCCACCTGGGTTGAAGTGCCGGACCTTGCCAGGGGCCTGTGCGGGCAAAGCCGCCCCACGCACTTTCGCGGAGTCTGCACGGTGGTGCTCAAGCTCTTTATGCTGAGCGCGGCAGACGTGGCTGTTTTCGGCCAGAAAGACTGGCAGCAGCAGGCCATCATCAAACGTATGGTCCGCGATCTGAACCTGCCCGTGCGCATTGAAACCCGGCCCACCGTACGCGAAGCCGACGGTCTGGCCCTGTCTTCGCGCAACGTCTACCTTTCGCCGGAAGAACGCGCACAGGCGCCGCAAATCCGCCAGGCCCTGCTCCACGCCCAGAAGCTGGCGCAAGAAGGGGCAGGCAGCGCAACACTGCTGCGCGAGGCCGTATTGCGCCGCTGGGCAGAACTTCTGCCCCTTGGCCGTCTGGACTACCTCACCATAGTGCATCCGGAATCACTGGAGCCGCTTGACGAGGTAGCAGGCCCGGCCCTTATGGCCTGTGCCGTGCGTATGGGCAAGGCACGCCTTATCGACAACATTCTTTTACATTCGTAA
- the metK gene encoding methionine adenosyltransferase: MQTKGKYFFTSESVTEGHPDKVADQISDAVLDTLLAQDPDAHVACEALVTTGMAVIAGEISTTGYADLPTVVRETIKNIGYNSSEMGFDWQTCAVISTIGHQSPDIAQGVVRSKPEDQGAGDQGMMFGFACNETSTLMPAPIYWAHQLSQQLARVRKDGLVDFFRPDGKTQVSFEYQDGKPVRINNVVVSTQHAAGASQDDVAEAVKKHVIRPILEPSGYFDEKDCEIFINTTGRFVVGGPMGDCGLTGRKIIQDTYGGSGHHGGGAFSGKDPSKVDRSGAYMGRYIAKNVVAAGLAPVCEVQIAYCIGVAQPVSVLVSSQGTSEIPDEVLTKAVREVFDLRPYFITKRLDLKRPIYQKSACYGHFGRELPEFTWEATDAVADLRTAAKV; the protein is encoded by the coding sequence ATGCAGACCAAGGGCAAATATTTTTTCACCTCTGAATCCGTTACCGAAGGCCACCCCGACAAGGTGGCCGACCAGATATCAGACGCAGTCCTGGACACCCTGCTGGCGCAGGACCCGGACGCTCACGTGGCCTGCGAAGCACTGGTCACCACGGGCATGGCTGTTATCGCCGGTGAAATCAGCACCACCGGCTATGCCGACCTGCCCACCGTGGTGCGCGAAACCATCAAAAACATCGGCTACAACAGCTCCGAAATGGGCTTTGACTGGCAGACCTGCGCCGTCATTTCCACCATCGGCCATCAGTCCCCGGACATTGCTCAGGGCGTGGTGCGCTCAAAGCCCGAAGATCAGGGTGCGGGCGACCAGGGCATGATGTTCGGCTTTGCCTGCAATGAAACCTCTACCCTCATGCCTGCCCCCATTTACTGGGCGCATCAGCTTTCACAGCAGCTTGCCAGGGTGCGCAAGGACGGTCTGGTGGACTTTTTCCGCCCGGACGGCAAGACCCAGGTGTCTTTTGAATACCAGGACGGCAAGCCCGTGCGCATCAACAACGTGGTGGTCTCCACCCAGCATGCTGCCGGCGCAAGCCAGGACGATGTGGCCGAAGCCGTGAAAAAACACGTCATCCGCCCCATTCTTGAGCCTTCGGGCTATTTCGACGAAAAAGACTGCGAAATCTTCATCAACACCACCGGACGGTTTGTGGTGGGTGGCCCCATGGGCGACTGCGGGCTTACCGGCCGCAAGATCATCCAGGACACCTACGGCGGCAGCGGCCACCACGGCGGCGGCGCGTTCTCCGGCAAGGACCCTTCCAAGGTGGACCGTTCCGGCGCATACATGGGCCGCTACATCGCCAAAAACGTGGTGGCCGCTGGCCTTGCCCCGGTGTGCGAAGTGCAGATAGCCTACTGCATCGGTGTGGCCCAGCCCGTGAGCGTGCTTGTTTCCTCGCAGGGAACCAGCGAAATTCCTGATGAAGTCCTCACCAAAGCCGTGCGTGAAGTTTTTGACCTGCGCCCCTACTTCATCACCAAGCGCCTTGATCTCAAGCGGCCCATCTACCAGAAGAGCGCCTGCTACGGCCACTTTGGCCGCGAGCTGCCCGAATTCACCTGGGAAGCCACCGATGCCGTGGCCGACCTGCGCACCGCCGCCAAGGTGTAA
- the aroC gene encoding chorismate synthase translates to MAGNTFGRALRLTTFGESHGPGLGGIIDGCPAGLELTEAHIQAELDRRKPGQGPTATKRKEADTVRLLSGVFEGCTTGTPIAFFIANEDQRSRDYGNLAEAFRPGHADWAYFQKYNGLRDHRGGGRSSGRETAARVAGGVIAKKILARRGVTILGGCVELGGIAAPLWGLDMDGAAARPYCAAAPSVVSQWDALVAEARKAGETLGGIVRIEAHNVPAGLGEPVFDKLDAVLAHAVMSVGAVKGVEVGEGFAAAALRGSQNNDPLLPADAPEPGRARFASNHAGGILGGISSGQDIVLRVAVKPIASIAVTQKTVDRQGQPVDILIGGRHDLSAIPRIVPVLEAMTALALADALLLQQRMGLGL, encoded by the coding sequence ATGGCCGGAAACACCTTTGGGCGCGCCTTGCGCCTGACCACCTTCGGCGAGTCCCACGGTCCCGGCCTCGGCGGTATTATTGACGGCTGCCCTGCCGGGCTGGAGCTGACCGAGGCCCATATCCAGGCAGAACTGGACCGCCGCAAGCCCGGCCAGGGCCCCACAGCCACCAAGCGCAAAGAAGCTGACACCGTGCGTCTGCTTTCCGGTGTTTTCGAGGGCTGCACCACGGGAACCCCCATCGCCTTTTTCATCGCCAATGAAGATCAGCGTTCCCGCGACTACGGCAACCTGGCCGAAGCCTTTCGTCCCGGCCATGCAGACTGGGCGTATTTTCAGAAATACAACGGCCTGCGCGACCACCGGGGCGGCGGGCGCTCTTCGGGCCGCGAAACCGCTGCGCGTGTTGCCGGAGGCGTCATTGCCAAGAAGATTCTGGCGCGGCGCGGCGTGACCATTCTGGGCGGCTGCGTTGAGCTGGGCGGTATTGCCGCACCCCTTTGGGGGCTGGACATGGACGGGGCCGCAGCGCGGCCGTATTGCGCCGCAGCACCCTCCGTCGTCAGCCAGTGGGACGCGCTGGTGGCCGAAGCACGCAAGGCCGGGGAAACCCTGGGCGGCATTGTCCGTATTGAAGCACACAACGTGCCTGCCGGTCTTGGTGAACCTGTTTTTGACAAGCTTGATGCCGTGCTGGCCCATGCCGTCATGAGCGTGGGTGCGGTCAAGGGCGTAGAGGTGGGCGAGGGCTTTGCCGCAGCAGCCCTGCGCGGCTCGCAAAACAACGACCCCCTGCTTCCGGCGGATGCGCCGGAGCCGGGCAGGGCGCGCTTTGCCTCCAACCATGCAGGCGGCATCCTGGGCGGTATATCCAGCGGACAGGATATTGTGCTGCGCGTCGCCGTCAAACCCATAGCCTCCATAGCCGTTACGCAAAAAACCGTGGACAGGCAGGGCCAGCCCGTGGACATACTCATTGGCGGGCGTCACGACCTGTCCGCCATTCCGCGCATCGTGCCCGTTCTTGAGGCAATGACTGCCCTGGCCCTGGCAGACGCTCTGCTTTTGCAGCAGCGCATGGGCCTCGGGCTTTAA
- the recD2 gene encoding SF1B family DNA helicase RecD2: protein MKDMPLLQDPDAVEISGTVERVIFHNEENGYTVLRLMPASVNSGGGDGGLTRPRDSVSCVGHMVNPQAGVQMKLGGRWVNNTRFGRQIEFSHAEEMLPATSEGIRLYLSSGLIKGVGEEMASRIVKAFGTDTIRVLDEEPERLLKVRGVGQKSLERIRASWSEHRGIRDLLLFLQPHGITPAYAVRIYRAYGADALGIVRENPYRLAMDIHGIGFVTADAAARKLGFEHDHPLRVQAGTLYVLQKATDDGNVYLPQTALMEAVCAQLGVDEDLVSDALAALEADERIVREDMDMPGPDGTQPETGVYLRRYFHCESKTAFYLQRLMRSPKSIRFENPDALVDKVVGELNISLAPEQLEAVRTSARSKVMVLTGGPGTGKTTIINAIIRLFAEVRARILLAAPTGRAAKRMAETSGRESRTIHRLLEYSPKEDGFARNEDSPLACGLLVVDEASMMDTLLFYHLLKAVPLGATLVLVGDVHQLPSVGPGNVLADIIASGVVPVVELTEIFRQSAESEIICNAHLINRGEVPSLESSKDRLSDFYFIHQNDPEKAADLMVDLVRNHIPRRFGLDPVDDIQVLTPMHKGAVGAGHMNTRLQEALNPNGLEVRRGERAFRLHDKVMQIRNNYDKDVFNGDMGRISFLDLADRTLSVTFDERVVPYEFDELDELAPAYAISIHKSQGSEYPAVVIPIMMQHYVLLQRNLIYTGATRGKKLVILVGESRALHMAVKNNKTRKRYTRLAERLAPGE, encoded by the coding sequence ATGAAGGACATGCCCCTGCTGCAAGACCCGGATGCCGTGGAAATTTCCGGCACTGTGGAGCGCGTTATCTTTCATAATGAAGAAAACGGCTATACTGTACTGCGTCTTATGCCTGCCAGCGTCAACAGCGGCGGAGGCGACGGCGGCCTCACGCGCCCGCGCGACTCCGTAAGCTGCGTGGGTCACATGGTCAATCCGCAGGCGGGCGTACAGATGAAACTCGGCGGCCGTTGGGTCAATAATACCCGTTTTGGCCGCCAGATAGAGTTCAGCCACGCTGAAGAAATGCTGCCTGCCACTAGTGAGGGCATACGCCTGTATCTGTCTTCAGGGCTTATCAAGGGCGTGGGCGAAGAGATGGCCTCGCGCATCGTCAAGGCGTTCGGCACAGACACCATACGGGTGCTGGACGAAGAGCCGGAGCGCCTGCTCAAGGTGCGCGGCGTGGGGCAAAAAAGCCTGGAGCGCATCCGCGCATCGTGGAGCGAACACCGCGGCATACGCGACCTGCTGCTTTTTCTGCAACCTCACGGCATCACCCCGGCCTATGCTGTACGCATCTACCGCGCCTACGGGGCGGACGCCCTGGGCATCGTGCGTGAAAACCCCTATCGCCTTGCCATGGATATCCACGGCATAGGCTTTGTCACCGCCGATGCCGCGGCCCGCAAGCTGGGCTTCGAGCACGACCACCCCTTGCGCGTACAGGCAGGCACACTCTACGTGCTGCAAAAAGCCACGGATGACGGCAACGTGTACCTGCCGCAGACCGCGCTTATGGAGGCCGTATGCGCGCAACTGGGCGTTGACGAGGACCTTGTTTCCGACGCTCTGGCCGCTCTTGAGGCGGACGAGCGCATCGTGCGCGAAGATATGGACATGCCCGGCCCTGACGGCACACAGCCTGAAACAGGCGTGTACCTGCGCCGCTATTTTCACTGCGAGTCCAAAACCGCGTTCTACCTGCAACGGCTCATGCGTTCGCCCAAATCCATTCGTTTTGAAAACCCCGACGCCCTGGTGGACAAGGTGGTGGGTGAACTCAACATATCCCTTGCGCCGGAACAGCTTGAGGCCGTGCGTACCTCGGCCCGCAGCAAGGTTATGGTGCTTACGGGCGGCCCCGGCACAGGCAAGACCACCATCATCAATGCCATTATCAGGCTTTTTGCCGAGGTGCGCGCCCGCATCCTGCTGGCTGCGCCCACAGGACGCGCCGCCAAGCGTATGGCCGAAACCTCGGGGCGTGAATCCCGCACCATTCACCGCCTGCTGGAATACAGCCCCAAGGAGGACGGCTTCGCCCGCAACGAAGACAGTCCTCTGGCCTGCGGCCTGCTGGTGGTGGACGAAGCCTCGATGATGGACACCCTGCTTTTTTACCACCTGCTCAAGGCCGTTCCCCTGGGCGCGACCCTTGTACTGGTGGGCGATGTGCATCAGCTGCCCTCGGTGGGTCCGGGCAACGTGCTGGCCGACATAATAGCCTCCGGTGTGGTTCCTGTGGTAGAGCTGACCGAAATATTCCGCCAGTCGGCAGAAAGTGAAATTATCTGCAACGCCCACCTTATCAATCGCGGCGAGGTTCCTTCGCTGGAATCCAGCAAAGACCGCCTTTCGGACTTTTACTTCATCCACCAGAATGATCCGGAAAAAGCCGCCGACCTTATGGTCGACCTGGTGCGCAACCATATTCCGCGCCGCTTCGGGCTTGACCCGGTGGACGACATCCAGGTGCTTACCCCCATGCACAAGGGAGCTGTGGGCGCGGGACATATGAATACGCGCCTGCAGGAGGCCCTGAACCCCAACGGCCTTGAAGTGCGGCGCGGCGAACGCGCCTTTCGCCTGCACGACAAGGTCATGCAGATACGCAACAACTACGATAAGGACGTGTTCAACGGCGACATGGGGCGGATCAGCTTTCTTGACCTTGCCGACCGCACCCTGAGCGTCACCTTTGACGAACGCGTGGTCCCCTATGAATTTGATGAGCTGGACGAGCTGGCCCCGGCCTACGCCATATCCATTCACAAATCCCAGGGGTCGGAATATCCCGCCGTGGTCATACCCATCATGATGCAGCACTACGTGCTGCTGCAACGCAACCTTATCTATACCGGAGCCACGCGCGGCAAAAAGCTTGTCATTCTGGTGGGCGAATCCCGCGCTCTCCACATGGCGGTCAAAAACAACAAGACCCGCAAGCGTTACACCCGGCTGGCCGAACGGCTGGCTCCCGGCGAGTAA
- the ribB gene encoding 3,4-dihydroxy-2-butanone-4-phosphate synthase: MHQSSLSLDFFGSPHERVQKALASLRAGGGVLVVDDEDRENEGDLIFPAQTITVPQMAMLIRHCSGIVCLCLTDEYTRRLDLPMMTERNTNTQQTAFTISIEAATGVTTGVSAADRVATIQAAVAENASPENLRRPGHVFPLRAKPGGVLERRGHTEATVDLMRLAGHAPCGVLCELTLDDGSMARLPQVAAFAVAHAIPLCSVEDLVAWRHGLGEENIAISA; this comes from the coding sequence ATGCATCAGTCCTCACTTTCCCTTGATTTCTTTGGCAGCCCGCACGAGCGGGTACAGAAGGCTCTGGCGTCCCTGCGCGCCGGAGGCGGCGTTCTGGTGGTCGACGACGAAGACCGCGAAAATGAAGGTGACCTCATTTTTCCGGCCCAGACCATCACTGTACCGCAAATGGCCATGCTCATAAGGCATTGCAGCGGTATTGTCTGCCTGTGCCTTACAGACGAGTACACCCGCCGCCTTGATCTGCCAATGATGACAGAGCGTAATACCAATACCCAGCAGACGGCCTTCACCATTTCCATCGAGGCAGCCACAGGCGTGACCACAGGAGTTTCCGCCGCTGACCGCGTGGCTACCATCCAGGCAGCCGTGGCGGAAAACGCCAGCCCCGAGAATTTGCGCCGTCCGGGTCACGTGTTTCCCCTGCGGGCAAAGCCCGGTGGGGTGCTGGAGCGGCGCGGGCATACAGAGGCCACGGTTGACCTCATGCGTCTGGCCGGGCATGCACCCTGCGGCGTACTGTGCGAACTGACCCTGGATGATGGAAGCATGGCCCGCCTGCCGCAGGTGGCGGCCTTTGCTGTGGCTCATGCCATTCCCCTGTGCAGTGTGGAAGACCTGGTGGCCTGGCGGCATGGCCTTGGGGAGGAAAACATCGCCATTTCTGCGTAG
- the amrA gene encoding AmmeMemoRadiSam system protein A, translating into MGISFSLTDAEKNFLSRQARMSIEAGLLGKAVPSIPEPPDTLDRPQAPLMRPLGAFVTITLHRALRGCIGNIVGREPLYKSVWHLAAAAAFSDPRFSPLTLEEWRKAELDISVLGVLQSCPNPEKITVGLHGLVLQWQGHSGVFLPQVPVDQGWDRLEYLENLCLKAGLPKGCWRAPGVDLFCFEAFVFPA; encoded by the coding sequence ATGGGCATTTCGTTCAGCCTCACGGATGCGGAGAAAAACTTTTTAAGCCGCCAGGCCAGGATGTCCATTGAAGCCGGTCTGCTGGGCAAGGCTGTACCTTCCATCCCCGAGCCGCCGGATACACTGGACAGACCCCAGGCCCCACTGATGCGGCCTCTTGGCGCCTTTGTAACCATTACCCTCCACCGTGCCCTGCGGGGCTGCATCGGCAATATTGTCGGCCGGGAACCGTTGTACAAGAGCGTCTGGCATCTGGCCGCAGCGGCCGCTTTCAGTGATCCCCGTTTTTCTCCCCTGACGCTGGAAGAGTGGCGTAAGGCCGAACTGGATATTTCGGTGCTGGGCGTGTTGCAGTCCTGCCCGAACCCAGAAAAAATAACGGTGGGGCTTCACGGCCTTGTCCTGCAATGGCAAGGGCACAGTGGCGTTTTTCTGCCGCAGGTTCCTGTGGATCAGGGCTGGGACCGCTTGGAATATCTGGAAAACCTTTGCCTCAAGGCCGGGCTGCCCAAGGGGTGTTGGCGAGCGCCGGGCGTGGACCTGTTTTGTTTTGAGGCGTTTGTTTTTCCGGCCTGA
- a CDS encoding dissimilatory sulfite reductase D family protein, with product MADDKDIVVDFLNSKAASKSKFYFKDFTDLFPDKGPRDVKKILTKLVNEEVLEFWSSGSTTMYGLKGAGKQSHAEGED from the coding sequence ATGGCTGACGACAAAGATATTGTTGTTGATTTTCTGAACAGCAAAGCCGCCTCCAAGTCCAAGTTTTATTTCAAGGACTTTACGGACCTGTTCCCCGACAAAGGTCCCCGCGACGTGAAGAAGATCCTCACCAAACTGGTTAACGAAGAAGTGTTGGAGTTCTGGTCTTCCGGTTCCACCACCATGTATGGCCTGAAGGGTGCTGGCAAGCAGTCCCACGCTGAAGGCGAAGACTAG
- the dsrB gene encoding dissimilatory-type sulfite reductase subunit beta, with protein sequence MAFISSGYNPAKPMEGRITDIGPHKYDEYFPPIIKNNFGKWLYHEILEPGVLLHVAESGDKCYTVRVGGTRTMSITLIRELCDIADKYCGGYLRWTTRNNIEFMVDSEDGMKALRDDLNSRKFDGGSFKFPVGGTGAGISNMVHTQGWVHCHTPATDASGPVKAVMDVVFEDFKSMRLPAPVRIALACCINMCGAVHCSDIGLVGIHRKPPMIDHEWTDQLCEIPLAVAACPTAAVRPTKVELDGKKVNSIAIKNERCMYCGNCYTMCPALPISDGEGDGIAIMVGGKVSNRISMPKFSKVVVGYIPNEPPRWPSLTKTVKHIVEVYAANANKYERLGDWAERIGWETFFKMTGLEFTHHLIDDFRDPAYYTWRQSTQFKF encoded by the coding sequence ATGGCATTTATTTCTTCCGGGTACAATCCCGCAAAACCGATGGAAGGCCGTATCACTGACATCGGCCCCCACAAGTATGATGAATACTTTCCGCCGATCATCAAAAACAACTTCGGCAAGTGGCTCTATCATGAGATTCTTGAGCCGGGCGTGCTGCTGCACGTGGCCGAAAGCGGCGACAAGTGCTACACCGTCCGCGTGGGCGGCACCCGCACCATGTCCATCACGCTGATCCGTGAACTGTGCGACATCGCCGACAAGTACTGCGGCGGCTACCTGCGCTGGACCACGCGTAACAACATTGAATTCATGGTGGACAGCGAAGACGGCATGAAGGCCCTGCGCGATGACCTGAACAGCCGCAAGTTTGACGGCGGCTCGTTCAAGTTCCCCGTGGGCGGCACCGGCGCCGGCATCAGCAACATGGTGCACACCCAGGGCTGGGTGCACTGTCATACGCCTGCCACCGACGCCTCCGGCCCGGTCAAGGCTGTGATGGACGTTGTGTTTGAGGACTTTAAGTCCATGCGTCTGCCCGCCCCCGTGCGCATAGCCCTGGCCTGCTGCATCAACATGTGCGGCGCGGTGCACTGTTCCGACATCGGCCTTGTGGGTATCCACCGCAAGCCGCCCATGATCGACCACGAGTGGACCGACCAGCTGTGCGAAATTCCCCTGGCCGTGGCCGCTTGCCCCACTGCCGCCGTGCGCCCCACCAAGGTGGAGCTTGACGGCAAGAAGGTGAACTCCATCGCCATCAAGAACGAACGCTGCATGTACTGCGGTAACTGCTACACCATGTGCCCTGCGCTGCCCATCTCGGACGGCGAAGGCGACGGCATTGCCATCATGGTGGGCGGCAAGGTTTCCAACCGCATCAGCATGCCCAAGTTCTCCAAGGTCGTTGTGGGCTACATCCCCAACGAACCGCCCCGCTGGCCTTCGCTGACCAAGACCGTGAAGCACATCGTTGAAGTGTACGCGGCCAATGCCAACAAGTACGAACGCCTGGGCGACTGGGCCGAGCGCATCGGCTGGGAAACTTTCTTCAAGATGACCGGCCTTGAGTTCACCCACCACCTTATCGACGACTTCCGTGACCCTGCCTACTACACCTGGCGGCAGAGCACGCAGTTCAAGTTCTAG
- the dsrA gene encoding dissimilatory-type sulfite reductase subunit alpha → MAKHATPLLDQLESGPWPSFVSDIKLEAAYRAENPKGLDYQIPVDCPEDLLGVLELSYNDKETHWKHGGIVGVFGYGGGVIGRYCDQPEMFPGVAHFHTMRVAQPAAKYYHSKFLRDLCDIWDLRGSGLTNMHGSTGDIVLLGTQTAQLEEIFHELTHKMNVDLGGSGSNLRTPEACLGQSRCEYACYNTQDMCYQLTMDYQDELHRPAFPYKFKFKFDGCPNGCVCAMARSDFAVVGTWKDDIKIDQEAVKAYVAGEFAPNAGAHSGRDWGKFDLQKEVVDRCPSQCMKWDGSKLSIKTADCVRCMHCINTMPRALHIGDERGASILVGAKAPVVDGAQMGSLLVPFVSCEAPYDDVKEVIEKIWDWWMEEGKNRERVGETMKRLSFQKLLEVTDTPAAAYHVKEPRSNPYIFFKEEEVTGGWDRDLAAYRKRHQR, encoded by the coding sequence ATGGCGAAACATGCAACCCCCCTGTTGGACCAGCTGGAAAGCGGCCCCTGGCCGAGCTTTGTGTCCGACATCAAGCTGGAAGCGGCCTACCGGGCCGAGAATCCTAAGGGGCTTGATTATCAGATCCCCGTGGACTGCCCTGAAGACCTGCTGGGTGTGCTTGAGCTTTCCTACAATGACAAGGAAACCCACTGGAAGCACGGCGGCATCGTGGGCGTGTTCGGTTATGGCGGCGGCGTTATCGGCCGTTACTGCGACCAGCCCGAAATGTTCCCCGGCGTGGCCCACTTTCACACCATGCGTGTGGCCCAGCCCGCTGCCAAGTACTATCACAGCAAATTCCTGCGTGATCTGTGCGACATATGGGACCTGCGCGGCTCCGGCCTGACCAACATGCACGGCTCCACCGGTGACATCGTGCTGCTTGGCACCCAGACCGCCCAGCTCGAAGAAATCTTCCACGAGCTGACCCACAAGATGAACGTGGACCTTGGCGGCTCCGGCTCCAACCTGCGTACGCCTGAAGCCTGTCTCGGTCAGTCCCGCTGCGAATATGCCTGCTACAACACGCAGGACATGTGCTACCAGCTGACCATGGACTATCAGGACGAACTGCACCGCCCCGCGTTCCCCTACAAGTTCAAGTTCAAGTTCGACGGCTGCCCCAACGGCTGCGTGTGCGCCATGGCGCGCTCCGACTTTGCCGTGGTCGGCACCTGGAAGGACGACATCAAAATCGACCAGGAAGCCGTGAAGGCTTACGTGGCCGGTGAATTTGCCCCCAACGCCGGTGCTCACTCCGGTCGCGACTGGGGCAAGTTCGACCTGCAGAAAGAAGTGGTGGACCGCTGCCCCTCCCAGTGCATGAAGTGGGACGGCTCCAAGCTTTCCATCAAGACCGCTGATTGCGTGCGCTGCATGCACTGCATCAACACCATGCCCCGCGCCCTGCACATCGGCGACGAGCGCGGTGCGAGCATCCTCGTGGGCGCCAAGGCTCCCGTGGTTGACGGTGCCCAGATGGGTTCGCTGCTCGTGCCCTTCGTTTCCTGTGAAGCTCCCTACGATGACGTCAAAGAAGTCATCGAAAAGATCTGGGACTGGTGGATGGAAGAAGGCAAAAACCGCGAACGCGTGGGTGAAACCATGAAGCGTCTGTCCTTCCAGAAACTGCTGGAAGTCACCGACACTCCTGCTGCCGCCTACCACGTCAAGGAACCCCGTTCCAACCCGTACATCTTCTTCAAGGAAGAAGAAGTTACCGGTGGCTGGGACCGTGACCTCGCCGCTTACCGCAAACGCCATCAACGCTAG
- a CDS encoding septal ring lytic transglycosylase RlpA family protein — MTPALRTLRNCLILALCALLFSGCGSRGGGSWRKGGVTGTKPYTVRGKTYYPLKSAHGFVEVGVASWYGPGFHGKKTANGERYNQYAMTAAHKLLPLGTKVRVTHLGNGRSIIVRINDRGPFVGDRVIDLSRAAATRLNIVGPGTGRVRIQSLGGVPQMRDDGDFTGAYYVQVGAFANKSNAARLTQTLAKAGHKSRMRYGSNNMWNVQAGPWPDSFGAQKQLEIFSILYPGSFVVGD; from the coding sequence ATGACACCGGCCCTCCGCACCCTGCGGAACTGCCTCATCCTTGCTCTCTGTGCCCTGCTCTTTTCCGGCTGCGGCTCACGCGGAGGCGGCTCGTGGCGCAAGGGCGGCGTTACCGGCACCAAACCCTACACCGTACGCGGCAAGACCTATTATCCGCTCAAGTCTGCCCACGGCTTTGTGGAAGTGGGCGTGGCCTCGTGGTACGGCCCGGGCTTTCACGGTAAAAAAACGGCCAATGGTGAACGCTACAATCAGTATGCAATGACCGCCGCCCACAAGCTCTTGCCGTTAGGTACAAAGGTGCGCGTGACCCACCTGGGCAACGGGCGCAGCATCATTGTGCGCATCAATGACCGTGGTCCCTTTGTAGGCGACCGCGTTATCGATCTTTCGCGCGCCGCGGCAACACGTCTTAATATTGTGGGACCGGGCACGGGACGGGTACGCATCCAGAGCCTGGGCGGCGTGCCGCAGATGCGCGACGACGGCGATTTTACAGGGGCCTATTATGTGCAGGTGGGCGCTTTCGCCAACAAGAGCAATGCCGCCCGTCTGACCCAGACCCTTGCCAAGGCGGGCCACAAGAGCCGGATGCGCTACGGCAGCAACAATATGTGGAACGTGCAGGCAGGGCCGTGGCCGGATTCTTTCGGGGCGCAAAAGCAGCTTGAAATTTTCAGCATTCTCTATCCCGGCTCATTTGTCGTGGGCGACTAG